One genomic region from Salvelinus fontinalis isolate EN_2023a chromosome 18, ASM2944872v1, whole genome shotgun sequence encodes:
- the ngfb gene encoding nerve growth factor yields MRSSMLVLLLMVSAQAVATMGGDFCPPVSAQQQGPAPKRTPNSAPTVDPKLFTKRRYRSPRVLFSAQPPDTEPTGRQGSGTSRARRRVGQPKHRGVYSVCESISVWVGNKTKATDISGNEVEVLPDVNINNVKKKQYFFETTCRGARGGSTGCLGIDGRHWNSYCTNSHTFVRALTTFKNLVAWRLIRINVACVCVLSRKSWRQ; encoded by the coding sequence atgAGGTCGTCCATGCTGGTCCTGCTCCTCATGGTCAGTGCCCAGGCAGTGGCCACCATGGGAGGGGACTTCTGCCCCCCGGTCTCCGCTCAGCAGCAAGGCCCTGCCCCCAAAAGGACCCCTAACTCTGCCCCCACCGTGGATCCCAAACTGTTCACTAAGCGACGCTACCGCTCGCCCCGCGTTCTCTTCAGTGCCCAGCCGCCAGACACTGAGCCCACAGGACGCCAGGGGTCCGGGACCAGCAGGGCAAGGCGCAGGGTTGGTCAGCCGAAGCACCGGGGGGTGTACTCTGTGTGTGAGAGCATCAGCGTCTGGGTAGGCAACAAGACCAAGGCCACGGATATATCTGGCAACGAGGTGGAGGTGCTCCCGGACGTGAACATTAACAACGTGAAGAAGAAGCAGTACTTTTTTGAGACCACATGCCGTGGTGCGCGGGGAGGCAGCACTGGCTGCCTGGGCATCGATGGGCGACACTGGAACTCCTACTGCACCAACTCCCACACTTTTGTGCGGGCGCTGACTACCTTCAAAAACCTGGTGGCCTGGAGACTGATCCGCATCAACGTGGCCTGTGTCTGTGTGCTCAGCCGAAAGTCCTGGCGACAGTGA